In the genome of Nicoliella spurrieriana, the window CCATCGTTTCCTTCCGGTGCGTAATTACAATGAATTGGGTCTGATTCTTAAGTTTTTGAATATAACGCGCAAATCGATCAACGTTCGCGGGGTCCAAAGCTGATTCCGCCTCATCTAAAATGGTGAATGGCACCGGCCGCAACCTTAAGATGGCAAATAATAACGCAATCGCCGTTAACGACCGCTCCCCACCAGAAAGTAACGTCATACTCCGAAACCGCTTTCCAGGGGGCTGTGCCATTATCTCAATTCCAGTCGTTAATAAGTGGACGGGGTCCGTTAATTTTAACTTCGCATCCCCACCCCCAAAGATTTCCTTAAACGTAGTCGCAAATGCTTGTTGTAATTGGTCAAAGGTATCCTTGAACCGTTTTTTAACGGTCGCATCCATTTTACTCATTGTTGATTCTAATTGCTGTTTGGACTGAATTAAGTCATCAGCTTGTTGCTTTAAAAATTGGTAGCGTTCATTGACCGCTTGAAATTCAGTAATCGAATTAACATTGACCGGCCCTAAGGCATTAATTTGGCTCTTTAACGTTGTCATTTGCTGACTAAGTGTTTTTACATCCTCAGTCACTGGCAACTGGACTAGTTGTTTAAACCGTAGTCCGTATTTTTGAATCGCTGTGGTCTTAATGGCTTGGAGTTGGTCGGTCGCCGATTGCATTGCCCGCTGTAGCTTTTCAGAACTGGTCTGAGCGCTCAATAAAGCATCCTGGGCCTGATCAATTTGCGCATCAATTGGTTGAATTAGCTGCTTCAGCCGTTTTAATTCTGTTTGGCCCGCCGCAATTTGTTGATTTAAATCAGCCACTGAGCGTTTCAATACGCTAATTTTAGTATTTAAATCAGCATTGGTCAATTGGCCGTTAATTTGATCGGTTAGCGTCTTAATGAGTTGATTCAACTTGATTTGTTGGGCCTGATTATCAGCTAAGCGTTGCTTTAATTCCTGCATTCGTTGATCGATGTGTTCAAGTTCAGACTGCGCTAACAATAATTGCTCACGATTGCTTTGTTGGCTTGATTGAACCCGTTGCTTGCGAGCGTTTAAATCAGTAATTTGTTGATTAACCACCTTAACTTGAGCTTGATTCCGTTCAATTTGGGCATTGAGTGATGCTAATTGAGCTTTAAGATCGTCATCTTGGTTAAGTTTCAAATTATCAGTCAAAGTCCGCAAGTTGATGCGTTGGGCGGCAACGTCACGCTGATGGCCATCAATTGATGATTGAACTTGCTTCAATTTACCAGCTAGCGTTTGAACTGATTGTTGAAGCTCTAATTTAGTCTGCCCATACTTTTGATCATCAGCTTGCAGTTGCTTTAACTCAGCTTGGGCAGCCTTGACCTGCTGTTCCAACGTTAGCACTTTTTGGTTCGCTTTAGCGACGGAACGTTTCAATTCATTGGCCTGTTCCTTTTGGGTCAGCATCCCGTTGAACTGCTTTTGCGTCGCTCCACCGGTGATTGAACCACCCGCATTCACCACCTGCCCGTCTAGGGTCACGACTCGATAACGGCGCCCAATTGCAGCGCTGATTTGTGTAGCTGCCCGCAGGTTATTTGCAATTAACACGTTGCCCAACAACGCCTTACGCACTGATTGATACTGGCTAGGCAATTGCACTAATTGACTGGCGACAGCCACGTATCCATCAATTGATTGAATTTGGTTTATGGTCGCTGAAGGAATCACATGCTGATTCAAACTGTTGATCGGTAGCAACGTAACGCGCCCCAAACGGCGGCTAGTCATGAACTGAACTGCTGCTCGAGCGCTTTGATTATCACTGACCATGATTTGTTGAATCCGATTGCCAAGCGCAGTTTCAATCGCTTTAATATAAGGTTCGTCCACATTGATGAACTCAGCGACCGCACCAATAATCCCATTCAGTTCGGTCCGGTGGTTCAATAGGTTCCGACTCCCCTGGAAATAGCCCCCGTGTTGATTTTGATATTCAACCAGTCCGTTCAACTTAGCACGCAATTGTTGAGCACTCTTCATTTCAGCATACCACTGGGTTTGGGATTGATTTACAGTTGCTTGTAGCGTTTGCAATTGGTGGTCGACATCGGCGAACCGGTTCGTTTGTGCAGTTAATTCAGTTTGTTTGGCAGCTAACTGCGCAGCTAGTGCCTGCTTTTGGTGTTGTAAATCTTGAATGGCAGCATCGGCGACCGAAATGCGTTGATCAATCATTTGCTTTTGACGGTCAAATTGTGCATTATCCTTATCGGCATACGTTAAGCGGTTCTTAGCAGCACTAGCTCGTTGCAATAAATCTAAATACTGTGCCCGCAACTCATCCAATTGCTTGGCATATTCTGCATCCGTAGCCGTTAGTTCGGCTACCTCTGGTGCTTGCGATGCAGACTGGAGATCATTGATCGTCGCTTGTTGCTCATTTTGTTTTGCTTC includes:
- the smc gene encoding chromosome segregation protein SMC → MKLKSMQLVGFKSFAEKTTIDFQNGLTAIVGPNGSGKSNVIEAIRWVLGEQSAKHLRSTKMADVIFSGSKSHRALNRAEVTLTFDNSDHYLNTDYTEVAVTRKLFRNGDSYYYLNHKECRLKDINNLLMDTGIGLGSFSIISQGNVEAIFNSKPEERRNIIETTAGIFKYRQRKQVADQRLVETNDNLSRVNDIIFELESQVTTLAKQSQAATKYQTLSQTLAQKHQKHLACDANRLLKEYSTDEAQLQASQRQASELTSQIEGLREQKRTTQQQIDGLTSQQDQFQAKLLKNSNQIEKDRAQIQLDTQQSTFKTEQLSAAKENLANLMQAYSKLEDQIMTVEAKQNEQQATINDLQSASQAPEVAELTATDAEYAKQLDELRAQYLDLLQRASAAKNRLTYADKDNAQFDRQKQMIDQRISVADAAIQDLQHQKQALAAQLAAKQTELTAQTNRFADVDHQLQTLQATVNQSQTQWYAEMKSAQQLRAKLNGLVEYQNQHGGYFQGSRNLLNHRTELNGIIGAVAEFINVDEPYIKAIETALGNRIQQIMVSDNQSARAAVQFMTSRRLGRVTLLPINSLNQHVIPSATINQIQSIDGYVAVASQLVQLPSQYQSVRKALLGNVLIANNLRAATQISAAIGRRYRVVTLDGQVVNAGGSITGGATQKQFNGMLTQKEQANELKRSVAKANQKVLTLEQQVKAAQAELKQLQADDQKYGQTKLELQQSVQTLAGKLKQVQSSIDGHQRDVAAQRINLRTLTDNLKLNQDDDLKAQLASLNAQIERNQAQVKVVNQQITDLNARKQRVQSSQQSNREQLLLAQSELEHIDQRMQELKQRLADNQAQQIKLNQLIKTLTDQINGQLTNADLNTKISVLKRSVADLNQQIAAGQTELKRLKQLIQPIDAQIDQAQDALLSAQTSSEKLQRAMQSATDQLQAIKTTAIQKYGLRFKQLVQLPVTEDVKTLSQQMTTLKSQINALGPVNVNSITEFQAVNERYQFLKQQADDLIQSKQQLESTMSKMDATVKKRFKDTFDQLQQAFATTFKEIFGGGDAKLKLTDPVHLLTTGIEIMAQPPGKRFRSMTLLSGGERSLTAIALLFAILRLRPVPFTILDEAESALDPANVDRFARYIQKLKNQTQFIVITHRKETMVYADNLYGVTMQDSGISKVLTVDLKRAQTTKG